The window ATATGCGGATATTCAGCTAAATCGTTTCAAAAAAATTTGCAAAGAAGTTTCAAAGAGTTTGAAAAAGAATTTGTTATTACATATAGCAAACAGTGCTGCGGTTATAGCTTATAAAGATGCACATCTTGATGCTGTAAGGCCTGGGATAATGCTATACGGGTATTCACCAATATCAACGATTAATGGTGAATATTTTATCCGTGAACTCATTCCTGCGATGACAGTCAAATCGAAGATTCTTTCTATTAGAAAATTATCAAAGGGGACTCCGATAAGTTATGGTAGAACATTTGTAACTAAAAGAACAAGTAGAATAGGGGTTATTCCTGTAGGATATGCCGATGGATACAACAGATTATTCTCAAATAATGCAGATATGCTTGTTAGAGGAAAAAGGGTTCCTGTTGTCGGAAGGGTCTGTATGGATCTAACCATGATTGATCTTACAGATGTAAAAAATGCTACTGTGGATGATGAAGTAATTATTCTTGGAAAACAAAAGGATGAGAGTATCGATGCTATTGAGCTTGCGCAAAGAGTTAATACAATTCCATATGAGATTCTGACTTCTATCGGAAGCAGATCAAAGAGAATATATGTTTAAATTCATTGAAGTCATCGGAAGAACAATTATGAGATTCTCTGAATCTCTTGGTCAAATAATAATTTTATTTTATCATTTGTTGAGGCAATTGTTACATCCTCCTTTTGAATTGAGAAATAGTTTCAAACAGATGCTCGAGATAGGAGTTAAGTCTTTGCCTGTTGTTTTAATAACCGCAGTTTTTACAGGAATGGTTTTTGCCTTGCAAACATATACAGGTTTTAAACGGTTTGGAGCTGAAGCATTGGTTGGAACTGTGGTAGCCCTTTCAATGACAAGAGAACTCGGGCCTGTTCTTACTGGACTTATAGTTGCAGGAAGGGCTGGTGCAGCAATGGCAGCAGAGCTTGGAACAATGAGAGTTACAGAACAGATTGATGCTCTCGAGACATTAGCTACTAATCCTATAAAATACTTAATCGTGCCAAGATTTATAGCGGGTGTTTTCATGTTACCGGCACTTTCAACCATTGCCGATATAACAGGTATTATTGGTGGTTATTTTATCACTGTCGGAATTTTTGAAACAAGTTCTATCGTATACTGGAAAAGGACGTGGGATTATTTGGAGGTTAGTGATATTTATAATGGTTTAATTAAAGCAGGTTTTTTTGGTGCAAGCATTTCACTGATAAGTTGTTATAAAGGGTTTTATACATCTGGTGGAGCTGAGGGTGTTGGAAGAGCAACGACAGGTGCTGTAGTTCTATCATCTATGACAATACTGATATCCGATTATTTTCTTTCAGCCTGGTTATTTAAGTGATAGAAATTGTAAATTTGCATAAATCTTTTAATAACAACCATGTTTTGAGAGGAGTAAACCTGACAATCGAGAAGGGTGAAAGCATGGTAGTAATAGGAGGAAGTGGTTCCGGTAAAAGTGTTCTCTTAAAACATATTATCGGTATATTGAAGCCTGACGATGGTAAGGTATTTATAGAGGGCATTGATATAACATCATTAAAGGAAAATGAACTTTATGAAATAAGGAAAAAATTTGGTATGCTTTTTCAGATGGCAGCACTTTTTGATTCAATGAGTGTCTGGGAAAACATAGGGTTTTCGCTCCTCAGACATAAGAAAATGAAACAAGAAGATGTTAAATCAATAGTAATTGAAAAACTAAAGCTTGTAGGTCTTTCAGGAGTTGAGAATTTAATGCCTTCAGAACTTTCTGGCGGAATGAAAAAACGTGTTGGACTGGCAAGAGCCATAGCCCACGAACCTGAAATACTTCTTTATGATGAACCCACAACAGGACTTGATCCTATCATGGCAGATGCAATAAACGACCTGATAATCGAAATGAAACAGCGCCTTTCTGTAACATCTGTTGCTATTACACATGATATGAATAGCGCATATAAGATTGCTGACAGAATTGCAATGCTATATGAAGGAAAGATAGTAGAGATAGGGACTCCTGAGGAGATAAAGAATACAAAGAATGCTGTTGTAAAACAGTTCATAACTGGTAGTGCAATAGGACCGATCAAAATAGAAGGAGTGCACTATGAGAGGAATTTCAACTGAGCTTAAGGTTGGTTTATTTGCAGTTGCTGTTATTATAATTCTGGCTTTTATGACTTTCCGAGTTGGAGGTATTAACTGGCTAAAAAAAGAAGGTTACATAGTTTATATCTATTTCCAGAATATCGCAGGACTTGATGAAAAAACAAAAGTGAAGGTTGCGGGTGTTGATGCAGGTCTAATAGAAAAGATTGAATTGAAAGACGGAATGGCTAAATTGACTGTTAGAATAAATCCTGATGTTAAATTATATAATGATGCAAGTGCATCTATTAAAGCAGCAGGTCTTCTTGGAGATAAATATCTTGATATAAAGACAGGTTCTTTAGAACCAGTTATGAGAAGTGGTGATACTCTGAAGAATGTCAGTGAGATAGTAGACCTTGATGATCTGACACGTAATCTTACAGCAGTTTCAGGAAATATAAATATTCTTGCAAAATCGCTTATTGAAAGTATTGGAACAGAAGAATCCAAAGATGCACTGAGAAAATCTATCGTTAATCTTAAATACATAACAGAAGGGCTAAAAGAAACAATTGATGTGAATGACCAGAAATTAAGAACGGCTCTTGATAATATAAATAAATTGGCAACTTCTATAAATGATTTAATAGACAGAAATAGGGAATCTGTAACAACAGCAGCAAGCAATATTAAAGATTTTTCAGATTCCCTAAAAAATGAAGGGCCCCAACTCGTTTCAAATCTTAATAAAGCAGCGGCTGAATTGAAAGCGATGATAGAGGAAAACAGACCCAGAATCATGAAGGTTACTGATTCAATTGATCAAATAGCAAAAAAGATAGACAAGGGAGAGGGAACACTTGGCAAATTGATTCAGGATGAAAGTCTTTACAAGTCTGTAACAAAGGCTGCAGAAGGGATTGAGAAGACTGTGTCTGCTGTTGAAAGGTTCAGGACATTTTTAACTTTTCAGGGTGAATACCTCACAGAACCAAAAGACGCAAAAGGTTACTTTTATTTAACCATCAAACCAAAACCTGAAAGATATTACATCCTTGGTATAGTCAGTGACCCTGTTGGCAAAATAAACACTACCAAGACTGTAAAGACTACTGAGGCAGGAACGTTTAAAGTTAAAAAAGAGGAGATCGAAGACAGATTAGAGTTTACAGCACAGTATGCTATGAGATATAAGGATGTTGCATTAAGGCTTGGTTTTACAGAAAGCACTTTTGGTGTTGGAACAGACCTTTTTTTCAATAAAGACAGAGGTAGAATAACTGCTGATATATGGGATTTTGATAGTGAGGAGAAAAACTCAAAAAGTCCTCATATTCGTTTAGGTCTCGATTACTTTCTATTTAAGAATCTATTTATAACTGCTGGTGCGGATAATATACTTAATGAGAGATGGCGCGGTGCATATGCAGGTGCAGGGTTGAGAATTGAGGATGAAGATTTGAAATATCTTTTTGGAACATTACCAAGAATATCACCATAGAAAAGGATGGGGTTCTTCTAAATCAAAACCTAAATAATGTAGATATTGCTCAAAAATTTCTTTAACTCGATGAATTTATTAAATTATTTTTATTTGTTTATGGATAAAAATATTCATAAAATCATTAGTTATAGGTAGACTAAGGTATCGAAAAATAAATTTTTTCGCAACATCTGCATTATACAGTTTTGATTTTCTAAGTTTTAATAGATTAATCTTCAAAAGAGAGGAGGTGAAAATGGTGAAAATTCCTTTTATGAAGCAAATTTCATGGTACTTAGTCATAATCATGTTTCTTATAGGAATTGCTCCGAAAGTCGATGCTGGACTTGCACCTTCAGAACTATTATCTCTTTCTCAGTATGACCGTGTTGCTGATTTAGAAAAAATTCAAAAAGCTATTGAAATAAAAGCTGTAAGTGAGAGGCTGAAACAATTTGGATTAACGCAAGATGAAATTCATAAGAGACTTTCTCAATTAAGTGATCAACAGATTCATCAGATTGCCTTGCAACTCGATAGTTTGAATATAGGAAAGGATAATGCACTTGGTGTAATTATAGCGTTGCTTATAATTGCGATACTTGTGGTGATATTGCTGAAGCTTACTGGTCACAGAGTTATTATTACAAAATAAAAATTACTCAAATCTATTGATCCCCTCCCCTCTGAGACCAAAAGAGGGGAGGGTTAATAAAAAAACATGGTTCGAAAAAAAAAACCTTAAAAT is drawn from Nitrospirota bacterium and contains these coding sequences:
- the alr gene encoding alanine racemase; protein product: MHRGAIAEINLSAIANNLHIVKDIVRYRPVIAVVKADAYGHGAIEVSKSLLKEGISHLAVAFIDEALELRNARIKAPIIVLFDRTDIKEFFRYNLIPVIHNMDMAVSFNKEANKHDKQIKVHVKIDTGMGRLGLYGKNVIQDLIRIGRMPGIELEGILSHFSEADLSDRSYADIQLNRFKKICKEVSKSLKKNLLLHIANSAAVIAYKDAHLDAVRPGIMLYGYSPISTINGEYFIRELIPAMTVKSKILSIRKLSKGTPISYGRTFVTKRTSRIGVIPVGYADGYNRLFSNNADMLVRGKRVPVVGRVCMDLTMIDLTDVKNATVDDEVIILGKQKDESIDAIELAQRVNTIPYEILTSIGSRSKRIYV
- a CDS encoding ABC transporter permease, translated to MFKFIEVIGRTIMRFSESLGQIIILFYHLLRQLLHPPFELRNSFKQMLEIGVKSLPVVLITAVFTGMVFALQTYTGFKRFGAEALVGTVVALSMTRELGPVLTGLIVAGRAGAAMAAELGTMRVTEQIDALETLATNPIKYLIVPRFIAGVFMLPALSTIADITGIIGGYFITVGIFETSSIVYWKRTWDYLEVSDIYNGLIKAGFFGASISLISCYKGFYTSGGAEGVGRATTGAVVLSSMTILISDYFLSAWLFK
- a CDS encoding ABC transporter ATP-binding protein, which translates into the protein MIEIVNLHKSFNNNHVLRGVNLTIEKGESMVVIGGSGSGKSVLLKHIIGILKPDDGKVFIEGIDITSLKENELYEIRKKFGMLFQMAALFDSMSVWENIGFSLLRHKKMKQEDVKSIVIEKLKLVGLSGVENLMPSELSGGMKKRVGLARAIAHEPEILLYDEPTTGLDPIMADAINDLIIEMKQRLSVTSVAITHDMNSAYKIADRIAMLYEGKIVEIGTPEEIKNTKNAVVKQFITGSAIGPIKIEGVHYERNFN
- a CDS encoding MCE family protein; the protein is MRGISTELKVGLFAVAVIIILAFMTFRVGGINWLKKEGYIVYIYFQNIAGLDEKTKVKVAGVDAGLIEKIELKDGMAKLTVRINPDVKLYNDASASIKAAGLLGDKYLDIKTGSLEPVMRSGDTLKNVSEIVDLDDLTRNLTAVSGNINILAKSLIESIGTEESKDALRKSIVNLKYITEGLKETIDVNDQKLRTALDNINKLATSINDLIDRNRESVTTAASNIKDFSDSLKNEGPQLVSNLNKAAAELKAMIEENRPRIMKVTDSIDQIAKKIDKGEGTLGKLIQDESLYKSVTKAAEGIEKTVSAVERFRTFLTFQGEYLTEPKDAKGYFYLTIKPKPERYYILGIVSDPVGKINTTKTVKTTEAGTFKVKKEEIEDRLEFTAQYAMRYKDVALRLGFTESTFGVGTDLFFNKDRGRITADIWDFDSEEKNSKSPHIRLGLDYFLFKNLFITAGADNILNERWRGAYAGAGLRIEDEDLKYLFGTLPRISP
- a CDS encoding PA2779 family protein; protein product: MVKIPFMKQISWYLVIIMFLIGIAPKVDAGLAPSELLSLSQYDRVADLEKIQKAIEIKAVSERLKQFGLTQDEIHKRLSQLSDQQIHQIALQLDSLNIGKDNALGVIIALLIIAILVVILLKLTGHRVIITK